A window of the Parabacteroides merdae ATCC 43184 genome harbors these coding sequences:
- a CDS encoding glycoside hydrolase family 28 protein, whose product MNRYRFFSLCLGLMCGLHLSAKDYYATDFGVKADGKTLNTSSIQKGIDFVNAQGGGRLVFTAGNYQTGTIYLKSNVTLHLEEGATLLGSTNPWDYEKDPYIRWMSMIFAVKQQNIGITGKGTINGRGFQTANNMVDYIQRGIYEDPLKLGRPNETNRPQNIYFRECENVTIKDITLRDPASWNQTYDQCKNLYVDGIHVDSKSYWNNDGIDVVDCDGVVLKNSFIDAADDALCFKSHDANSMCQNVVVENCVGRSSASGLKFGTVSRGGFRNFKVKNIKIYDTYRSAITFAAVDGALIENIEVDGVRSIHTGNVIYLRIGDRWSAGKKPIMKNITIKNVYAEIPMDKPDAGYNYEGPIEDLPRNISPASIVGLPEYKIQNVTLQNIEIVSPGGGNPYYAYRGLAPAELDSIPEMATSYPEFSQFKELPAWGFYIRHAEGITFDNVTFKALKKDYRPAIVMDDAGEVTFKDVRFIEPEGEGKKQIFPYKSKVIK is encoded by the coding sequence ATGAACAGATACAGATTTTTCTCTCTTTGCCTAGGTTTGATGTGTGGACTGCACTTGTCGGCCAAAGATTATTATGCCACGGATTTCGGTGTGAAAGCGGATGGTAAGACATTGAACACGAGTTCCATTCAGAAAGGAATCGACTTTGTGAATGCACAAGGCGGGGGGCGCTTGGTCTTTACTGCGGGTAATTATCAGACTGGGACGATTTACCTGAAGTCGAACGTGACACTCCATCTTGAAGAAGGAGCGACTTTATTGGGATCGACCAATCCTTGGGATTACGAAAAAGATCCGTATATTCGTTGGATGTCTATGATTTTCGCAGTTAAGCAGCAGAATATTGGTATAACGGGGAAAGGGACGATTAACGGGCGTGGTTTTCAAACAGCCAACAATATGGTGGACTATATCCAGCGGGGTATCTACGAAGATCCACTGAAACTGGGCCGTCCGAACGAGACGAACCGTCCGCAGAACATCTATTTCCGTGAATGCGAGAATGTGACAATCAAGGATATCACCCTGCGGGACCCGGCAAGCTGGAACCAGACATACGACCAGTGTAAGAATCTTTATGTCGACGGAATCCACGTGGATAGCAAATCCTATTGGAATAATGACGGTATCGATGTGGTAGACTGTGACGGCGTTGTGCTGAAAAACTCTTTTATCGATGCGGCGGATGATGCGCTTTGCTTTAAATCGCATGATGCGAACAGCATGTGTCAGAACGTGGTTGTCGAGAACTGTGTGGGACGTTCGAGTGCCAGTGGCTTGAAATTCGGGACGGTATCGAGAGGTGGTTTCCGTAACTTCAAAGTGAAAAACATCAAGATATATGATACGTATCGTTCGGCCATAACATTTGCAGCAGTCGATGGTGCTCTGATCGAAAACATCGAAGTAGATGGCGTTCGTTCCATTCATACGGGAAATGTGATCTACCTCCGTATCGGTGACCGTTGGAGTGCAGGGAAGAAACCGATTATGAAGAATATTACGATCAAGAATGTCTATGCCGAGATCCCGATGGACAAACCGGATGCCGGATATAATTATGAAGGACCGATCGAAGATCTTCCCCGCAATATCTCACCCGCCAGCATTGTTGGATTGCCGGAATATAAGATTCAGAACGTGACACTCCAGAATATCGAGATTGTTTCTCCCGGAGGTGGTAATCCCTACTACGCTTACCGTGGATTGGCACCGGCCGAGCTGGACAGTATTCCTGAAATGGCGACTTCCTATCCGGAGTTTTCGCAGTTTAAGGAATTGCCGGCTTGGGGCTTCTACATCCGTCATGCCGAGGGAATCACTTTTGATAATGTGACGTTTAAGGCTTTGAAAAAAGATTACCGTCCGGCTATCGTGATGGATGATGCCGGGGAGGTGACATTCAAGGATGTCCGGTTTATCGAGCCGGAGGGCGAGGGAAAGAAACAGATATTCCCTTATAAGTCAAAAGTGATAAAATGA
- a CDS encoding glycosyl hydrolase family 28 protein, whose product MNKNKLFASVIGLLVFVAGLSAKDYQVAMFGIKSDGVTLNTRSIQRAVDYISEQGGGRLIFYVGRYLTGSIELKSNVTIRIEEGAVLVAVPSVYDFKGVGGCNAIIYADKQKNIGIGGKGIIDGRSIAVRASVEEQLQKGHIEGNVSDYAPALICMEGCEDVKIEQVTLQDAANVAEIYKDCHNVTVDKVVVNAGASDRKAISISGCDGVKMTDCYFNMAGNPLESAGTSRNLIFTNCITPDGKAVSSDQ is encoded by the coding sequence ATGAATAAAAATAAATTATTTGCAAGTGTGATAGGCCTTTTGGTCTTTGTGGCGGGACTTTCAGCTAAAGATTACCAAGTCGCGATGTTTGGAATCAAATCGGACGGAGTGACACTCAATACCCGTTCTATCCAGCGAGCTGTCGATTATATCAGTGAACAGGGAGGCGGCCGGCTTATTTTTTATGTGGGCCGTTATCTGACTGGTTCAATCGAACTTAAGTCGAATGTGACGATCCGTATCGAAGAGGGAGCCGTCTTGGTTGCAGTTCCCTCCGTTTATGATTTTAAAGGGGTTGGAGGATGTAATGCGATTATTTACGCAGACAAGCAAAAGAATATCGGTATCGGTGGAAAAGGCATTATCGATGGCCGTAGCATCGCTGTGCGGGCAAGCGTGGAAGAGCAATTGCAAAAAGGGCATATCGAAGGAAATGTATCCGATTATGCACCAGCTTTGATCTGCATGGAAGGCTGCGAGGATGTGAAAATCGAACAAGTCACCCTGCAGGATGCAGCGAACGTAGCCGAAATATATAAGGACTGCCATAATGTGACAGTCGACAAAGTCGTTGTGAATGCCGGTGCATCGGACCGGAAAGCAATCTCGATTTCCGGCTGTGACGGAGTGAAGATGACAGATTGCTACTTTAATATGGCGGGGAATCCGTTGGAGAGTGCTGGGACATCCCGTAATCTAATATTTACAAATTGTATAACACCAGACGGCAAAGCTGTCTCAAGCGATCAATAA
- a CDS encoding TolB family protein, with protein sequence MLSDNTGKQIDISISVWNESYPEGIQYKSFPVYITTDSIDPYIAYRLIEPGYESWHEMDIRQRALNCFKEDIIISSNMNEKGCVNCHSFCNYSPTEFMFHARTSPGGTIIIKNNQPTKVQLSQLGSSKEGTYPHWHPSGKYIIFSTNTTRQSFYSRNPNLIEVYDLESDLVLYDLVHNTVITDPRFNGPASFETFPAWAPDGKRLYYCTAPARQLPKRLKEIKYSICSVSFNPDNGSFGETIDTIYTAHNKSASFPRISPDNQYLLFTESDYATFPIWHKEADLKMISLQGSAPVDTDILNSTDVESYHSWSSNGRWIIFSSRRLDGLYTRFFIAHLNKNGKFSKPFLLPQKDPDENNLRMKSFNIPEFIKDKITITRSQLDHTVTD encoded by the coding sequence ATGTTATCCGATAATACTGGCAAGCAAATAGATATATCCATATCCGTATGGAATGAATCTTATCCGGAAGGTATACAATACAAATCTTTTCCTGTTTATATTACAACAGACTCTATCGACCCTTATATTGCCTACCGATTAATCGAACCGGGTTATGAATCTTGGCATGAAATGGATATCCGCCAAAGAGCTTTAAACTGTTTTAAAGAGGATATTATCATATCCAGCAATATGAATGAAAAAGGATGTGTCAATTGCCACTCATTCTGCAATTATTCCCCTACAGAGTTCATGTTTCATGCACGGACTTCTCCGGGAGGGACAATCATTATTAAAAATAACCAGCCTACCAAAGTGCAATTATCGCAACTCGGATCATCCAAAGAAGGAACTTATCCCCACTGGCATCCATCTGGCAAATATATCATTTTTTCAACCAATACCACCCGTCAGTCTTTTTATAGCCGAAACCCGAACCTAATAGAAGTCTACGATCTGGAATCAGACCTGGTCTTATATGATTTGGTCCATAACACAGTCATAACGGATCCCCGTTTCAACGGTCCGGCATCTTTCGAAACATTTCCAGCGTGGGCTCCTGACGGGAAACGCCTATATTACTGCACAGCTCCTGCCAGACAATTGCCCAAGAGGTTGAAAGAGATTAAATACTCTATTTGCAGTGTCTCCTTTAACCCGGACAACGGTTCTTTCGGAGAGACAATCGACACGATCTATACGGCACACAATAAAAGCGCTTCATTCCCCCGTATCTCACCAGATAACCAATATCTGCTTTTCACCGAATCGGATTATGCAACTTTCCCGATCTGGCATAAGGAAGCGGATCTGAAAATGATATCTTTACAAGGTTCTGCCCCCGTGGATACCGATATCTTAAACAGCACAGACGTGGAAAGCTATCACTCCTGGTCTTCAAACGGAAGATGGATCATATTCAGCAGCCGACGCCTAGACGGGCTTTACACCCGTTTCTTTATCGCCCACCTAAATAAGAACGGAAAGTTCAGTAAACCGTTCCTACTCCCGCAGAAAGATCCTGACGAGAACAACCTCCGAATGAAATCATTCAACATTCCGGAATTTATCAAGGATAAAATCACAATCACCAGATCTCAGCTGGATCATACCGTAACCGATTAA
- a CDS encoding SusC/RagA family TonB-linked outer membrane protein, with translation MRNRILFLLCFLCIGLQAFAQISISGKVVDAGGLELPGVNVMVKGTTIGTLTDGDGRFTIPDVPGSSNAVLVFSYVGFQTQEIKVGNTKNLTVKLQEDNMALDEVVVVGYGTSRKKDLAGSISSVKLDDSPLTQLANVNALVALSSKIPGFNYSPTTDAGGDNTASMTIRGMNSIITGPSEASLNKPLLVVDGSIFNGSINEIAMTDVESIDVLKDASSAAIYGSRSANGVIIITTKRGRSSKPTVNLDAYYGIQSWTRKPQMVTDQNEFLNRRREAMIAAGSIDPSVGLDPAQLLNAEELEVYNAGGWVDWIDEVSQNAQIQNYNLSISGNASDKVNYYLSAGYMKQDGLIVGDDYKKLTFMAKMDAKVTDWLTVGMRASYYNASNPGQIANIQSATWLSPYSHKYVRYDGYTDWYERYANGNVASPFWSSSETTSYLWTDREKKYDNLNGTGFVQIDFPFVKGLSYKFTMNAVKNTNNVDMFVNPQYFLDTRKVEELADPYKYTAEANGKSEINQTYAWTMDNVFTYTKDFGKNHLDAMLGYTRDATHQNQLKTAYSGFKLPTVLGSYGQNLATTQQINKTLKEWQNVGYMARVNYNYANKYYLTANFRRDGFSGFAKGSKWANFPGVSAAWTLSQEDFMQNVIPGLSFLKLRGSYGLTGNQSIEAYATLATVASGYTWYDASSLYIYQNSLANEELTWATTKTGNFGLDFGFLDGRISGSIDVYKSKTNDMLLNRSLPYMTGFSEAKFNAGEVMNRGVELSLNTVNINGDGKDNFRWESGLTFYRNKNKIVHLFGKDANGKEANDTGNATTNGYETARALVIGESINAAWDLKMLGIFQSQAEIDSYVDANGNKIQPDAVPGDIKFLDYNGDGKISTDDRHCIGDMDPLFTINFSNTLSWKNFSLYFNFRWDAGNSSHFIGSDPFGNYHNTATTSGAQLKVAPWSENNPTNEHPRLGYVNTYSYYFWSQRQYLKLKDLSLSYTFDQPWVKKANIQNLRLYLSGTDLFTITGWSGLDPETGGTIAAGPGSSRYGSKPAYRTLTIGANITF, from the coding sequence ATGAGAAATCGAATTCTATTTTTGCTATGTTTCCTATGTATAGGATTGCAAGCATTTGCCCAGATTTCTATTTCAGGAAAAGTGGTTGATGCAGGAGGGCTTGAACTTCCAGGCGTAAATGTGATGGTAAAGGGAACAACTATCGGTACATTAACCGATGGTGATGGAAGGTTTACGATTCCAGATGTTCCGGGTAGCAGTAATGCCGTATTGGTATTTTCTTATGTCGGTTTCCAGACACAAGAAATAAAAGTAGGAAATACCAAAAATTTAACTGTGAAATTGCAGGAAGATAATATGGCATTGGATGAGGTTGTGGTGGTTGGTTATGGTACATCCCGTAAAAAAGATTTGGCAGGCTCTATTTCTAGTGTTAAATTGGATGATTCTCCGTTGACGCAGTTGGCAAACGTGAATGCTTTAGTTGCGTTGTCAAGCAAGATTCCGGGTTTTAATTATTCCCCGACAACAGATGCCGGTGGTGATAATACGGCTTCAATGACGATTCGTGGTATGAATTCTATTATTACAGGTCCTTCGGAGGCAAGCTTGAACAAGCCGTTGTTGGTTGTCGATGGTTCTATCTTTAATGGTAGTATCAACGAAATTGCCATGACGGATGTTGAATCCATTGATGTTCTGAAAGATGCCAGTTCTGCTGCCATCTACGGTTCACGCTCTGCAAATGGTGTAATTATTATTACAACAAAGCGTGGTCGTTCTTCCAAACCTACGGTTAATTTGGATGCTTATTACGGAATTCAGAGTTGGACAAGAAAGCCTCAGATGGTAACGGATCAAAATGAATTTTTGAATCGTCGTCGTGAAGCGATGATTGCTGCCGGTTCGATTGATCCGAGCGTAGGTTTGGACCCCGCACAGCTATTGAATGCTGAGGAACTGGAAGTTTACAATGCTGGTGGTTGGGTTGATTGGATTGATGAGGTCTCTCAAAATGCGCAGATTCAGAATTATAATCTGAGTATTTCAGGAAATGCTTCCGATAAAGTGAATTATTATTTGTCGGCCGGTTATATGAAACAGGATGGTCTGATTGTTGGCGATGACTATAAAAAGCTGACTTTTATGGCTAAAATGGACGCAAAAGTTACAGACTGGTTGACGGTCGGTATGCGCGCATCTTATTATAATGCCTCTAATCCTGGTCAGATCGCAAATATTCAGTCTGCAACATGGCTGTCGCCCTATAGCCATAAGTATGTACGTTATGATGGCTATACTGATTGGTATGAAAGATATGCAAATGGAAATGTCGCCAGCCCGTTTTGGAGTTCTTCCGAAACTACTTCCTATTTGTGGACAGATCGTGAGAAGAAATATGATAACCTAAATGGAACAGGATTTGTACAGATCGATTTCCCGTTTGTAAAAGGTCTGAGCTATAAGTTTACCATGAATGCTGTAAAAAATACGAACAATGTTGATATGTTTGTAAATCCCCAGTATTTCTTGGATACGAGAAAAGTTGAGGAATTGGCTGATCCGTATAAGTATACGGCGGAGGCAAATGGTAAATCGGAGATTAACCAGACTTATGCGTGGACAATGGACAATGTGTTCACTTATACGAAAGATTTCGGAAAGAATCATTTGGATGCAATGCTCGGTTATACGCGTGACGCCACTCATCAGAATCAGTTGAAGACTGCTTATAGTGGTTTCAAACTGCCGACTGTATTAGGCTCGTACGGACAAAATTTGGCAACGACTCAGCAGATTAACAAGACATTGAAGGAATGGCAGAATGTCGGTTATATGGCTCGTGTCAATTATAACTATGCAAACAAGTATTATCTGACGGCGAACTTCCGTCGTGATGGTTTCTCTGGATTTGCAAAAGGTAGTAAATGGGCTAACTTCCCAGGTGTGTCTGCAGCTTGGACATTGTCCCAGGAAGATTTTATGCAGAATGTAATTCCGGGATTGAGTTTCTTAAAGCTGAGAGGATCCTATGGTTTGACCGGTAATCAGAGTATCGAAGCCTATGCTACATTGGCTACAGTCGCTTCCGGTTATACTTGGTATGATGCATCTTCTTTGTATATCTATCAGAATTCGTTGGCAAATGAGGAATTGACTTGGGCGACAACTAAAACAGGAAACTTCGGTCTTGATTTCGGATTCTTGGACGGACGCATTTCTGGTTCTATCGATGTTTATAAATCAAAGACAAATGATATGTTGTTGAACCGTTCATTGCCTTATATGACTGGTTTCTCGGAAGCAAAGTTTAATGCGGGTGAGGTGATGAACCGCGGTGTCGAACTATCTTTGAATACGGTTAATATAAATGGAGACGGTAAAGATAATTTCCGTTGGGAAAGCGGATTGACTTTTTATCGTAACAAGAACAAGATTGTTCACCTTTTTGGCAAGGATGCTAATGGCAAGGAAGCGAACGATACGGGTAATGCGACAACAAATGGTTACGAAACTGCTCGTGCGTTGGTTATAGGCGAGTCGATCAATGCTGCATGGGATTTGAAAATGTTAGGTATCTTCCAATCTCAGGCTGAGATTGATAGCTATGTAGACGCGAATGGTAATAAGATTCAGCCGGATGCTGTACCTGGTGACATCAAGTTCCTGGATTATAACGGTGATGGTAAGATCAGTACGGATGACCGTCACTGTATTGGAGATATGGACCCATTGTTCACGATCAATTTTAGCAATACGTTAAGTTGGAAGAACTTCTCTTTGTATTTTAACTTCCGTTGGGATGCAGGTAACAGTTCTCATTTTATCGGTAGTGATCCGTTTGGTAATTACCATAATACGGCAACGACATCAGGTGCTCAGTTGAAAGTTGCTCCATGGAGCGAAAATAATCCAACAAACGAGCATCCGCGCTTGGGCTATGTAAATACTTATTCCTATTATTTTTGGTCACAACGTCAGTATCTGAAACTGAAAGATTTGAGTCTTTCCTATACTTTCGATCAGCCGTGGGTAAAGAAAGCCAATATTCAGAATTTGCGTCTTTATCTGAGTGGTACGGACTTATTCACAATTACCGGCTGGTCTGGTCTGGATCCTGAAACAGGTGGTACGATTGCTGCCGGTCCTGGTAGTAGCCGTTATGGAAGCAAGCCTGCTTATCGGACACTTACAATTGGTGCTAATATAACATTCTAA
- a CDS encoding DUF6057 family protein, with protein sequence MKKGNIILLVLSSIYTLVIEYMFYPEYIRYQEAGGLFLMTNDYLQGYLLAPTGWNSLITNFLSQFYHSLSLGLFVETGLLLITAVILLLYLRQWKAALHGWIITVPIIMFCIYQYAWNLSALLQYNLFLLTLVFYLFIQNKVIRYTSALIAIPFLYLLLPENCLLLLYLYGIVFERIFFKQKGFPMLPVINLVLVAVWPLLWQNFVFYTPVNQLYTFINPEYGMRYIYVYYALFLIPLCSVFLSGRKENRYISIAFPLLLIAFSCYSIYSSPNREREKRLAVQRYAEEQQWDRVLQTIHTSNSSEAYYHPYLMLALNEKGILPEQLFHYPVQSADRIYFPANELGGANFNSLFAYALGLKHEALHQLAQANAMSPQGLSFSRLRRLIDWQTESGNLPLAQKYMDILQTSTCHNQWIKERTERISKSLTTSKEAYKEDFIIDASSPLILLTQAIKADTTNRKALDYLLCGVLLDKDLKGFYNLFQQYFPQGEAIPIHYQEALLVVDLMFPHLDATRNYPVTPTCRLAFEDFGVLMSQRPNTDHVLRQKYGNTYWYYGFIRTA encoded by the coding sequence ATGAAAAAAGGAAACATCATACTTCTGGTCCTGTCAAGTATTTATACACTCGTTATCGAATATATGTTCTATCCCGAATATATTCGTTATCAGGAGGCAGGCGGATTATTCCTGATGACAAACGACTACCTGCAAGGTTATCTACTTGCCCCAACCGGATGGAACAGTCTGATAACGAACTTTTTGTCTCAGTTCTACCATTCGCTCTCACTGGGACTTTTCGTGGAAACAGGTTTACTTTTAATTACCGCAGTCATCCTCCTCCTCTACTTAAGGCAATGGAAAGCAGCACTGCACGGATGGATAATCACCGTACCGATCATCATGTTCTGCATCTATCAATATGCCTGGAACTTATCCGCACTATTACAATACAATCTATTCCTTTTGACACTCGTTTTTTATCTTTTCATCCAGAACAAAGTAATACGCTATACCAGCGCTTTGATCGCTATTCCTTTCTTATATCTTCTTTTACCGGAAAACTGCTTACTTTTATTGTATCTGTATGGAATTGTTTTCGAACGAATTTTCTTCAAACAAAAAGGCTTCCCTATGTTACCGGTTATAAATCTGGTACTTGTTGCCGTATGGCCTCTGTTATGGCAAAACTTTGTTTTTTACACCCCGGTCAATCAGCTGTACACATTCATTAATCCTGAATATGGAATGCGATATATTTACGTATACTATGCCTTGTTCCTAATTCCGCTCTGCTCTGTTTTCCTCTCCGGCAGAAAAGAAAACCGCTATATCTCTATCGCATTCCCCCTTCTCTTAATCGCATTCAGTTGTTACAGCATTTATTCTTCCCCCAACCGGGAAAGGGAGAAACGCCTGGCTGTACAACGGTATGCGGAAGAACAACAATGGGATCGGGTACTACAAACGATCCATACCAGTAACAGCAGCGAAGCCTACTATCATCCTTACCTGATGCTTGCCCTTAATGAAAAAGGTATCCTGCCGGAGCAACTCTTCCACTATCCAGTACAGTCAGCAGACCGCATTTATTTTCCGGCAAACGAATTGGGCGGAGCCAATTTTAACAGCCTTTTCGCCTATGCTCTCGGACTGAAACACGAAGCTCTCCACCAACTTGCACAAGCCAATGCCATGTCTCCACAAGGTCTTTCTTTCTCCCGGCTCAGAAGATTGATTGATTGGCAAACAGAATCCGGGAATCTTCCCCTGGCCCAGAAATATATGGACATTTTACAAACCTCCACCTGTCACAATCAATGGATAAAAGAACGAACCGAACGGATCTCCAAGTCCCTAACAACTTCCAAAGAAGCATACAAGGAAGATTTCATTATCGACGCATCTTCCCCCCTCATTCTTCTGACACAAGCGATAAAAGCCGATACAACCAACCGTAAAGCACTCGACTATTTGTTATGCGGCGTCCTTTTGGATAAAGACTTGAAAGGCTTCTATAATTTATTCCAGCAATACTTTCCACAAGGTGAAGCGATACCGATTCATTATCAGGAAGCTCTGTTAGTGGTCGACCTCATGTTTCCTCATTTGGATGCCACCCGCAACTACCCGGTTACCCCAACCTGCAGGCTGGCTTTCGAAGACTTCGGCGTACTGATGTCACAGCGTCCGAATACGGATCATGTACTCCGGCAAAAATACGGAAACACCTATTGGTATTATGGATTTATCCGTACCGCCTAA
- a CDS encoding RagB/SusD family nutrient uptake outer membrane protein produces MKIKNILLGTVVGSLSLCGLVSCDNDFLEEKSYEYTSSTSYNTPEELDMAIGFLHGRIQYLFFGVWGNHNYFMTGMGLDTFAATDQNYITSNWKTFTPDEPGYSRHWYDNLCQIIQQSNIIIDAIDTRDIKWDSETQRNEIRAEAIFFRAWAHRCLAGMYGDTPIILEPARSAKVDYERSPRMDVWKQCAADFEWAVQNLPLTTTKNGRIVKAAADHMLAEMSICIGDYDKAIAAAKRVIDGTDGDYHLMTERFGTRAGEATDRYGNPHSSYWDLFRMGNFNYQEGNKEAIWVAQYDYEGRISNTGGGGVVSWGSAPAKCHIEQAFVSNFYNVDKKRTLSNGDVIQIFGWGAVTFTNSKADYDANKNKSNVATDSTGYGGGGTCHPTEWFLGDLWNNCGSDVRGSEEMIQRNLYQSGGKPWRQAIDEAKALYESKKASGDPDADLYKITANDTVTLFPRIWKFGTDKHVDGDYRRYDPDWYVIRLAETYLLLAEAYLNKGDKASAADAINVVRARAKAPLCTAADVTIDYILDERARELYGEEHRAVTLSRLSTKENPVLVQRTRKYGYRFPAATNELKDAGPNIQDYQWQYPIPLQVIEANSGANFPQNEGY; encoded by the coding sequence ATGAAAATTAAAAATATATTGTTAGGAACGGTTGTTGGCTCTTTGTCCCTATGTGGATTGGTTAGCTGTGACAATGATTTTCTAGAAGAAAAGTCATATGAATATACGTCTTCGACTTCGTATAATACACCTGAGGAATTGGACATGGCAATCGGTTTTCTGCATGGGCGCATCCAGTATTTGTTTTTTGGTGTATGGGGTAATCATAACTATTTTATGACAGGCATGGGACTGGACACCTTTGCTGCAACAGACCAAAATTATATTACAAGTAACTGGAAGACATTTACTCCTGACGAACCGGGATATTCACGTCACTGGTACGATAATTTGTGTCAAATAATCCAACAATCGAATATAATTATCGATGCTATCGATACTCGGGATATCAAATGGGATAGCGAGACTCAAAGAAATGAGATTAGGGCGGAAGCGATCTTTTTCCGTGCGTGGGCTCATCGTTGTTTAGCCGGTATGTACGGTGACACTCCTATTATATTGGAACCGGCTCGCTCTGCAAAAGTAGATTATGAACGTTCTCCCCGTATGGATGTTTGGAAACAGTGTGCCGCGGATTTTGAATGGGCAGTTCAGAATTTACCGTTGACAACGACGAAAAATGGCCGTATCGTAAAAGCGGCTGCAGACCATATGTTAGCTGAAATGTCTATCTGTATCGGTGACTATGATAAGGCGATTGCGGCGGCAAAACGTGTAATTGATGGAACAGACGGAGATTACCATCTGATGACCGAACGTTTCGGAACACGGGCTGGTGAGGCAACGGACCGTTATGGCAATCCTCATAGCTCTTATTGGGATCTGTTCCGTATGGGTAATTTTAATTATCAGGAAGGAAATAAAGAAGCAATCTGGGTAGCTCAATATGATTATGAAGGACGCATCAGTAATACTGGTGGCGGTGGTGTTGTAAGTTGGGGATCTGCTCCAGCAAAATGCCATATCGAACAGGCTTTTGTCTCTAATTTCTATAATGTGGACAAGAAAAGGACTTTGTCAAATGGTGACGTTATTCAGATATTTGGTTGGGGGGCTGTAACTTTTACAAATAGTAAAGCGGATTATGATGCGAATAAGAATAAGTCGAATGTAGCAACCGACTCGACGGGGTATGGTGGCGGTGGAACTTGCCATCCGACCGAATGGTTCTTAGGTGATCTATGGAATAATTGTGGAAGTGATGTCCGTGGCTCTGAAGAGATGATTCAACGTAATCTATATCAGTCGGGAGGTAAGCCATGGAGGCAGGCCATTGATGAGGCGAAGGCTTTATATGAATCTAAAAAAGCGTCCGGTGATCCGGATGCCGATCTTTATAAAATCACGGCTAATGATACGGTCACTCTTTTCCCGCGTATCTGGAAGTTCGGTACGGATAAGCATGTGGATGGCGACTATCGCCGATATGATCCGGATTGGTATGTAATTCGTCTGGCTGAAACTTATCTGTTGTTGGCAGAAGCATATTTGAATAAAGGAGATAAAGCAAGTGCGGCAGATGCTATCAATGTTGTTCGTGCCCGCGCCAAAGCTCCATTGTGTACGGCTGCTGATGTGACGATTGACTATATTCTGGATGAGCGTGCCCGTGAATTGTATGGCGAAGAACATCGTGCAGTAACACTCTCTCGTCTGTCGACAAAAGAAAATCCGGTGTTGGTACAGCGTACCCGCAAATATGGATATCGTTTCCCGGCAGCTACAAACGAATTGAAGGATGCAGGTCCCAATATTCAGGATTATCAATGGCAATATCCAATACCATTACAGGTAATCGAAGCTAACTCTGGGGCTAACTTCCCGCAGAATGAAGGTTATTGA